The Candidatus Tanganyikabacteria bacterium genome window below encodes:
- a CDS encoding GNAT family N-acetyltransferase, whose product MVIPGWHSAGARRLRPGAAGGSRVLTTAAELAEFAPEWARLPDLANPFSGPAFATAWLAGHPEATPRVVPLRDGGRLAAVAPWCIVAEGGKRVLTGMGGNAAWYHDPSRDPRACPLDLVERVVAAVKAIPGWDVARFCLVGPDAAALRAELGKVGWVVETREAWRDSSLVEMPPGGWQAYWESRSKSFRRKHRVARSRVESGGCRWFEAQDLQDCMRWFDRVLAWHGERLRGVRDWSDVHREWRASVAEARERGELHLFCLEVGGEPAAGEVVIRRGRRAFALLHAFDPAHADLSPGFYLTNRNLERLCEIGCDSVDLGPGDFLWKDRLRTRALQVDQIVIGRHGSLRGLAEAGFEGVIKPCMSRLRATAMRRARRAPPEEPIAGADS is encoded by the coding sequence GTGGTCATTCCCGGCTGGCACTCGGCCGGCGCCCGGCGGCTCCGCCCGGGCGCGGCCGGCGGCAGCCGGGTCCTGACGACGGCCGCCGAACTCGCCGAGTTCGCCCCGGAATGGGCGCGCCTGCCGGACCTGGCCAACCCCTTCTCGGGGCCGGCGTTCGCGACGGCGTGGCTGGCCGGGCATCCCGAGGCCACGCCCCGTGTCGTGCCCCTGCGAGACGGCGGTCGCCTGGCGGCGGTGGCGCCCTGGTGCATCGTCGCGGAAGGCGGGAAGCGGGTCTTGACCGGAATGGGCGGGAACGCGGCCTGGTACCACGATCCGTCCCGGGATCCGCGGGCGTGCCCCCTGGACCTGGTCGAAAGAGTCGTCGCCGCGGTGAAGGCGATTCCGGGCTGGGACGTCGCGAGGTTCTGCCTGGTCGGGCCGGACGCGGCGGCCCTTCGTGCCGAACTAGGGAAGGTGGGATGGGTCGTCGAGACCCGCGAGGCGTGGCGCGATTCCTCACTCGTCGAGATGCCGCCGGGCGGCTGGCAAGCCTACTGGGAGTCGCGCTCGAAGTCTTTCCGGCGGAAGCACCGCGTGGCCCGGTCGCGTGTCGAATCCGGTGGCTGCCGGTGGTTCGAGGCGCAGGACCTGCAGGATTGCATGCGCTGGTTCGACCGCGTTCTCGCCTGGCATGGCGAGCGCCTGCGCGGGGTTCGCGACTGGTCGGACGTGCATCGCGAGTGGCGGGCTTCGGTCGCCGAGGCCCGCGAGCGCGGGGAACTCCACCTGTTCTGCCTGGAGGTCGGCGGCGAACCGGCGGCCGGCGAAGTCGTCATCCGCCGGGGCCGGCGCGCCTTCGCGCTCCTGCATGCTTTCGACCCGGCGCATGCCGATCTGTCGCCCGGCTTCTACCTGACCAATCGCAACCTGGAGCGGCTCTGCGAGATCGGCTGCGACTCGGTCGATCTCGGTCCCGGCGACTTCCTCTGGAAGGACAGGTTGCGGACCCGCGCGCTGCAGGTCGATCAGATCGTCATCGGCCGGCACGGCTCGCTGCGGGGGCTGGCGGAAGCCGGCTTCGAGGGCGTGATCAAGCCCTGCATGTCGCGCCTCCGGGCCACGGCCATGCGACGGGCGAGGCGAGCGCCACCCGAAGAACCCATCGCCGGAGCCGACTCCTGA